TTCTGGCCGGAGGACCCCTCCTGCTTCAGGATGAGCATGTCAGAATGGATGCCTTCTATGCCCGGTGGTCTCCGCGGAAAAAAGCCATCATGGATATATGTACCTTCGTTCTCTTTATCTATATTGCTGTGATGGCGGTAACTGCACTGACCTCTACATTCGACTCTTTTGTCACTGGGCAGCATACCAAAAGTATATGGGGTCCTCCCCTCTGGCCCCTTAAGGCCTGTATCGCAGCAGGGTGTATCATCCTGCTGTTTCAAGCGGTAGCTAACCTGATCCGGGACATCGCTACCATCCGGGGTAAACACATCCCTACCCGGGCTGAGATAGCAGAAAAAGAGCACGACCGGTTCGGAAAGGCGGACGCCTGAAATGAATGTAATGCTGATTACCATTGTGATGTTTGCCGGCATGATGGCGCTGCTTACCACCGGTCGTCAGGTCTTTCTCATTGTCGGCGCTGTCGCCACTGTCGCCGCCATGGCACTCTGGGGCACCGGTGGCATAATAATGCCTCATCTAAATACTACTAGCATTATATATTGGGATGTCATGCTTTCCTTCCCGGCCTTTATCTTCATGGGCTACATGCTGGCTCGGTCGGGGATGGCGGATGACCTCTACAACATGATATACAAGTGGGCTGGAGGTGTTAAGGGTGGACTCGGTATGGGGAGCATCGGCATCTGTGCTCTGATCGGGGCGGTGCAGGGTACCGCAGTATCCGGTCAGGTGGCTATGGGGCTTATCGCCCTGCCTTCCATGCTAAAGCGGAAATACGATAAGTCGATTGCGACCGGATTAGTTCAGGCTGGTGGCGGACTGGGCTATCTCATCCCTCCCAGTCTGGTCTTCGTTCTCTACGGCATGCTGGCCAGGGTGCCAATTGGGCATTTATGGATTGCCGGGGCGATCCCCGGTTGCATATTAGCTGTCATGTACGTTGCCTATATCGGCATCCGCTGCCGCATCCAGCCGCATATCGGACCGCCTATACCCCTTGAAGAGCGGGCCGGCTGGAGAGAGAAATTCGCTAGTATGAAGGCTGGTATTGCACCATTAGCCCTGCTTTTCACGGTGATGGGGTTA
This genomic stretch from Dehalococcoidales bacterium harbors:
- a CDS encoding TRAP transporter small permease subunit yields the protein MPKPLIAYVMAVESFVWKMWTGLRWTSIAIIVILAYAVFVRHAMNAPSIQAYELAMFTMTAAFILAGGPLLLQDEHVRMDAFYARWSPRKKAIMDICTFVLFIYIAVMAVTALTSTFDSFVTGQHTKSIWGPPLWPLKACIAAGCIILLFQAVANLIRDIATIRGKHIPTRAEIAEKEHDRFGKADA
- a CDS encoding TRAP transporter large permease subunit translates to MNVMLITIVMFAGMMALLTTGRQVFLIVGAVATVAAMALWGTGGIIMPHLNTTSIIYWDVMLSFPAFIFMGYMLARSGMADDLYNMIYKWAGGVKGGLGMGSIGICALIGAVQGTAVSGQVAMGLIALPSMLKRKYDKSIATGLVQAGGGLGYLIPPSLVFVLYGMLARVPIGHLWIAGAIPGCILAVMYVAYIGIRCRIQPHIGPPIPLEERAGWREKFASMKAGIAPLALLFTVMGLLLMGVTTVTESSAIGAIGSIVVTLIYRRFTWKNLVQVVNQTWQLTSVIMWIFVAAILFGAIYHGLGAAKAFDIILSGSIGQNPTMIVATMIGIYILLGMVMDDFAMLIVTAPLFIPVLQGLEINMIWFGVLYCVTVLIAIMTPPFGFSLFIMKGLIPKDSGITMVDIYKSIIPFVIVTGVLLVLLLFYPQIALWLPNMVFGMQ